In Mustela nigripes isolate SB6536 chromosome 2, MUSNIG.SB6536, whole genome shotgun sequence, a single window of DNA contains:
- the LOC132010927 gene encoding LOW QUALITY PROTEIN: olfactory receptor 7D2-like (The sequence of the model RefSeq protein was modified relative to this genomic sequence to represent the inferred CDS: inserted 1 base in 1 codon) — MEARNRTRILEFXLLGLSEDPELKPFIFGLFLSMFLVTLLGNLLIILAICSDPHLHTPMYFFLSNLSLIDIRFSTTIVPKVLLNIHTENKAISYMDCLSQVYFSMFFPILDTLLLTVMAYDRFVAICHHLHYTLIMNACLCSLLVFMTWFIGVMTSILYISLMMHLSFCRDLEIPHFFCELTQILKLACSDTFLNSTLIYFMTGVLVVFPLVGILFSYSQIASSIRKMSSSGVGRKQKAFSTCGSHLSVVSSFYGTGVGVYFTSAVTHSPQQVSVASVMYTVVTPMLNPFIYSLRNKDVKGALGRLLSRVTSYL; from the exons ATGGAAGCAAGAAACCGAACAAGAATTTTAGAGT ATCTCCTTGGGCTCTCTGAGGATCCAGAACTAAAGCCCTTCATATTCGGGCTGTTCCTGTCCATGTTCTTAGTCACTCTGCTCGGGAACTTGCTCATCATCCTGGCCATCTGCTCTgacccccacctccacacccccatgtacttcttcctctccaacctgTCTTTGATCGACATCCGTTTCAGTACCACCATAGTGCCCAAGGTGCTGCTGAACATCCACACAGAGAACAAAGCCATCTCCTACATGGACTGCCTCTCACaggtttatttttccatgttctttCCTATCCTGGACACTCTACTCCTGACTGTAATGGCCTATGACCGGTTTGTGGCCATCTGCCACCACCTGCACTACACACTCATCATGAATGCCTGCCTTTGTAGCCTGCTGGTTTTTATGACCTGGTTTATTGGTGTCATGACATCCATTCTTTACATCTCTCTGATGATGCATCTAAGCTTTTGCAGAGATCTTGAAATTCCACATTTCTTCTGTGAACTGACACAGATTCTCAAGCTGGCCTGCTCTGATACCTTCCTGAACAGCACGCTGATATACTTTATGACTGGTGTGCTGGTTGTTTTTCCCCTTGTTGGGATCCTTTTCTCCTATTCACAGATTGCTTCATCCATTAGGAAGATGTCTTcatcgggggtggggaggaagcaaaaAGCGTTTTCCACCTGTGGGTCTCACCTCTCAgtagtttcttcattttatggGACAGGTGTTGGGGTCTACTTCACTTCTGCAGTAACTCATTCCCCCCAGCAAGTCTCTGTGGCTTCGGTGATGTACACTGTGGTCACCCCCATGCTGAACCCCTTCATCTACAGCTTGAGGAACAAGGATGTGAAGGGGGCTTTGGGAAGGCTTCTCAGTAGAGTGACCTCTTATCTGTGA